The following coding sequences lie in one Spartobacteria bacterium genomic window:
- a CDS encoding sigma-54-dependent Fis family transcriptional regulator — MNYRILIVDDEEEMCRSLSELLESEGMIADWTMHPSEALGKIAVTNYDMVMLDIRMPEMGGVELLQKIKSIASDLPVTMMTGYPTVQDVVLAMRYGAVNVYTKPIDLDQLLQEIGEHARQAVQAGGRVHLPQGGIVTYDAKMRKVLSLLDKAAPTDAPVLITGESGTGKELVARAIQQMSRRSDAPFIKINCAAIPDELLESELFGHEKGAFTGAIKERIGRFEMANGGTLFLDEIGDMSLKTQAKILRVIQEQEFEKVGGNKTIKTDIRIIAATHQDLDELIEDQRFREDLYYRLSVITLHLPPLRDRTDDAMMLTRYFIEQYNKVYGKNIQGVSPSVEEIIRVHTWPGNVRELKNCIERSVIFCEKPLIEPEHLAAQYTKLLQQDELESYENAFERLSRSMIEDALERSGGVKQKAADILNISRRTLYNRMKKLDMAL, encoded by the coding sequence ATGAATTACCGCATTCTTATTGTGGATGACGAAGAAGAAATGTGCCGCTCGCTTTCGGAACTGCTGGAATCCGAAGGCATGATCGCGGACTGGACCATGCACCCGTCCGAAGCACTGGGTAAAATCGCGGTAACCAACTACGATATGGTGATGCTGGATATTCGTATGCCTGAAATGGGCGGCGTGGAACTGCTGCAGAAAATCAAGTCCATCGCCTCGGATTTACCGGTAACGATGATGACAGGATATCCCACTGTGCAGGATGTCGTCCTTGCCATGCGTTATGGTGCCGTCAACGTCTATACCAAACCCATTGATCTCGATCAGCTGCTGCAGGAAATAGGGGAACATGCCCGACAGGCGGTGCAGGCAGGCGGTCGAGTTCATCTGCCGCAGGGCGGCATTGTTACTTATGATGCGAAGATGAGAAAAGTATTGTCGCTGCTCGATAAGGCCGCCCCCACCGATGCTCCGGTTCTTATTACCGGCGAAAGCGGAACGGGGAAGGAACTGGTGGCGAGAGCGATCCAGCAGATGAGCCGGCGCAGCGATGCCCCGTTTATCAAGATCAACTGCGCCGCCATTCCCGACGAACTCTTGGAAAGTGAATTGTTCGGTCATGAAAAAGGTGCCTTCACCGGCGCGATAAAAGAACGCATTGGGCGCTTCGAGATGGCCAATGGCGGCACGCTGTTTCTGGATGAAATCGGCGATATGAGTCTGAAAACCCAGGCAAAAATTCTGCGGGTGATTCAGGAACAGGAATTCGAAAAAGTCGGGGGAAATAAAACCATCAAGACCGATATCCGCATCATTGCTGCAACCCATCAGGATCTGGATGAATTGATCGAAGACCAGCGGTTTCGTGAGGATTTGTATTACCGGCTGTCCGTTATTACGCTGCACCTGCCGCCACTGCGTGACCGCACCGATGATGCCATGATGCTGACCCGTTATTTCATCGAGCAGTACAACAAGGTGTATGGCAAAAATATTCAGGGCGTCTCACCTTCTGTGGAGGAGATCATCCGCGTCCATACCTGGCCGGGCAATGTCCGTGAACTCAAGAACTGTATTGAGCGGTCGGTTATTTTCTGTGAAAAGCCGTTGATTGAGCCGGAACATCTGGCCGCGCAATATACCAAACTGCTTCAGCAGGATGAATTGGAGTCCTATGAAAATGCCTTCGAACGGTTAAGTCGTTCCATGATCGAAGATGCACTGGAACGCAGCGGCGGTGTCAAACAGAAGGCCGCCGATATCCTGAATATCAGTCGTCGTACGCTGTACAACCGTATGAAAAAGCTGGATATGGCGTTATGA
- a CDS encoding ATP-binding cassette domain-containing protein: MTSDLIVQMRNIHVNYGTTQVLKGVDFDLRKGEIHGLVGEHRSGKSTLVKVLSGAVRMKKGLIYYRGVDMPYFTPHTAMRDGISMFYQHNNVINALDAVENMYAGYFKRYWWGGVRRRVMEKEAQQLLDSLGIDLDLNIPLSLMPQADQHMVELAKVLINHPEVIIFDEISFKLTPVEMERVYKLLFGLRHQGRSVIYITHNMNEIFDLADRVTIMQNGRNIGTEEIQDIDKVKLIKLTYSFVMSREELEHHNRELFLLKKYNEDIIKNIPEGIVILDEKNHVYLTNYAASAILEIDQDRIMNLTMDAIVPKDADGEITEQAAELMKAIDERTEKSWDEFKHGDNKYLRIHIGPFKDENDRYLGTIIIFEDITRDRQVNEYLLRSQKIESIAELAAGVAHEINNPLGIISNYVAIMRRKMQDEDSLRKLEKVDAELKRIAGIVESLLSFSKINRIPVMRRVAVQPLIDDILILLNHKLRQKNINIIRDPGEAIFIAGQENKLKQVLMNLIVNSWDAVPEGGTIRIAATCPNDGQYAEITVTDNGSGIPPEVMDKIFDPFFSTKVGKTNTGLGLSICQHIIESHDGLMSCTSKSGKTTFSIRLPLKTPE, encoded by the coding sequence ATGACATCCGACCTTATTGTGCAGATGCGCAATATTCATGTGAATTACGGCACCACACAGGTGCTGAAGGGCGTGGATTTTGATCTTCGGAAAGGTGAAATTCACGGTCTTGTCGGCGAACACCGTTCCGGAAAATCCACCCTCGTCAAGGTGCTCAGCGGTGCAGTGCGCATGAAAAAAGGTCTGATCTATTATCGCGGCGTTGATATGCCTTATTTCACGCCGCATACCGCCATGCGCGACGGCATCAGCATGTTCTATCAGCATAATAACGTGATCAATGCGCTGGATGCGGTGGAGAATATGTATGCCGGATATTTTAAGCGCTACTGGTGGGGTGGCGTGCGACGGCGTGTCATGGAGAAAGAAGCGCAGCAGCTGCTGGATTCATTAGGAATCGATCTCGATCTCAATATCCCTCTCAGCCTGATGCCGCAGGCCGATCAGCATATGGTGGAACTGGCAAAAGTGCTGATTAATCATCCTGAAGTGATCATTTTCGATGAGATATCCTTTAAGCTTACGCCGGTGGAAATGGAGCGCGTTTATAAACTGCTGTTCGGTCTGCGCCACCAGGGACGCAGTGTGATTTATATTACGCACAACATGAACGAGATATTTGACCTCGCCGATCGTGTCACCATCATGCAGAACGGACGTAATATCGGAACCGAGGAAATTCAGGATATCGATAAGGTGAAGCTTATCAAGCTCACCTATTCCTTTGTTATGTCGCGCGAAGAACTGGAACATCACAACCGGGAATTGTTTCTGCTCAAAAAATACAACGAAGATATCATTAAAAATATCCCTGAAGGCATCGTGATTCTCGACGAAAAGAACCATGTCTATCTTACCAATTATGCCGCATCCGCAATCCTGGAAATCGATCAGGACCGAATCATGAATCTGACGATGGATGCGATCGTTCCCAAAGATGCCGACGGAGAAATCACGGAACAGGCGGCCGAACTGATGAAGGCCATCGATGAGCGAACAGAGAAATCATGGGACGAATTCAAACATGGCGATAATAAATACCTGCGCATTCACATCGGACCCTTTAAAGACGAAAACGACCGCTATCTCGGAACCATTATCATCTTCGAAGATATCACGCGTGACCGTCAGGTTAATGAATACCTGCTTCGCTCACAAAAAATCGAATCCATCGCCGAACTGGCCGCCGGTGTTGCTCATGAAATCAATAACCCTCTGGGCATCATCAGTAATTATGTCGCCATCATGCGCCGGAAAATGCAGGACGAAGATTCTCTCCGAAAACTGGAAAAGGTGGACGCCGAACTCAAACGCATCGCCGGTATTGTAGAGAGCCTCCTGTCCTTTTCAAAAATCAACCGCATACCCGTTATGCGCCGCGTCGCCGTCCAGCCGCTCATCGACGATATCCTCATCCTTCTCAACCACAAACTGCGGCAGAAAAACATCAATATCATCCGTGACCCCGGCGAAGCCATCTTCATTGCCGGACAGGAAAATAAACTCAAACAGGTCCTGATGAACCTCATTGTCAACAGCTGGGATGCCGTCCCCGAAGGTGGAACCATCCGCATCGCCGCCACCTGTCCGAATGACGGTCAATACGCCGAAATTACCGTCACTGACAATGGCAGCGGCATCCCCCCTGAAGTGATGGATAAAATATTCGATCCCTTTTTCAGTACCAAAGTCGGCAAAACCAATACCGGCCTCGGCCTGTCCATCTGCCAGCACATCATCGAATCTCACGACGGTCTTATGAGCTGCACCAGCAAATCCGGCAAAACCACCTTCAGTATTCGGCTTCCCCTCAAGACGCCCGAATAA
- a CDS encoding rubredoxin, whose protein sequence is MKKYVCNICGYIYDPELGDPDSGVAPGTAFEDIPDDWCCPECGVGKDDFSAED, encoded by the coding sequence ATGAAAAAATATGTATGTAATATCTGCGGTTATATCTACGATCCCGAACTGGGCGATCCCGACAGCGGTGTTGCTCCAGGCACAGCCTTTGAAGACATTCCTGATGATTGGTGCTGCCCTGAATGCGGCGTAGGCAAAGACGATTTCAGTGCAGAAGACTGA